One part of the Chryseobacterium sp. 7 genome encodes these proteins:
- a CDS encoding M12 family metallopeptidase encodes MKSKLLLLSGCLVLALNSCSSDLENTQTESIEPATESLANVKIHKLLIDGKYTYVNEINGEYFYAEDITISPEQFEVLQKQANPETSTAGKSTIVSSFIKTWPNATVYYTLPSQGSLSTQNYNTFLTNINKAFDMISSQTSMQFIERTNQTEYITFTYTTTNSSPLGWQKNRVNGIKIYNTTYPAIIAHEIMHSMGIMHEQCRPDRDQYIIVDVNKAVEGSRHNFNLYNDYAGHGAFDFGSVMMYQSTDFAINASQPVMTKLDGSTFTKQRTGLSAGDYAGINHLYGPVNSSSAINGTYTMTTALASDKNLDISGSSTTDGTSIILYSASTGNNQRFTFTKSDHGYYTIKSILDPTKVLTVKSNGTTNGTAVELRTNSNTDAQKWLLFNLGNNGFGFAPKNAPALRLEVKNGTTTNLTPIVIGTTDQTVQPSTKQRFILTKVN; translated from the coding sequence ATGAAAAGTAAACTATTACTATTATCAGGATGCCTTGTTCTGGCACTGAATTCATGCAGCTCGGATCTTGAAAATACACAGACCGAATCAATAGAGCCCGCCACAGAGAGCTTAGCCAATGTAAAGATTCACAAATTATTAATTGACGGAAAATACACCTATGTCAATGAAATCAATGGAGAATATTTTTATGCAGAAGATATTACCATTAGCCCGGAACAGTTCGAAGTATTACAAAAGCAGGCCAATCCTGAAACATCTACAGCCGGAAAAAGCACCATTGTAAGCTCTTTTATTAAGACATGGCCAAATGCAACAGTTTATTATACATTACCAAGCCAGGGAAGCCTGAGTACTCAGAACTACAATACGTTCCTCACCAATATCAACAAAGCGTTCGATATGATCTCTTCTCAAACCAGTATGCAGTTTATTGAACGTACCAACCAAACAGAATATATCACTTTTACGTATACTACAACCAACAGTTCTCCTCTTGGATGGCAAAAAAATAGGGTTAACGGTATTAAAATTTATAACACCACGTATCCTGCAATTATTGCTCACGAAATCATGCACTCTATGGGAATTATGCATGAGCAATGCCGCCCAGATAGAGATCAGTATATTATTGTAGATGTAAACAAAGCTGTAGAAGGAAGCCGTCATAACTTCAATCTTTACAATGATTATGCAGGACATGGCGCTTTTGATTTCGGGTCTGTGATGATGTATCAGTCTACAGACTTTGCTATCAATGCAAGCCAGCCTGTAATGACTAAGCTGGACGGATCTACTTTTACCAAGCAACGAACAGGATTGTCTGCCGGTGATTATGCCGGGATAAATCATTTATACGGACCGGTTAATTCCTCTTCTGCAATCAACGGAACTTATACTATGACCACCGCTTTAGCGAGTGATAAAAATTTAGATATTTCCGGAAGTTCTACTACTGATGGTACCAGCATCATCCTGTACTCAGCTTCTACAGGGAATAACCAGAGATTCACATTTACAAAATCAGATCATGGTTATTATACCATCAAATCTATATTGGATCCTACAAAGGTATTAACCGTAAAAAGTAATGGAACAACGAACGGAACAGCTGTTGAATTAAGAACCAACTCTAATACAGATGCTCAGAAATGGCTATTATTCAATTTAGGAAATAACGGATTTGGATTTGCTCCTAAGAATGCACCAGCCCTGAGACTGGAGGTAAAAAATGGTACTACAACCAATCTTACTCCTATTGTAATTGGTACTACGGATCAAACTGTTCAACCTTCTACAAAGCAACGTTTTATACTTACAAAAGTTAACTAA
- a CDS encoding adenylosuccinate synthase, whose protein sequence is MDIVLGLQWGDEGKGKFIDLISENYDITARFNGGSNAGHSIEINGRRITLKMIPSGIFMKGVQNVIGTGTVLDPVSFKKEILNLQTFDETVQPENNIIISLKAHFVLPTHKLLDVFMEESFDYTTIGTTKNGIAQAYSNKILRQNVRIGDMFASDFKSRVQHILERDYKMLAEGNMELPSLDEISIEFFEAVDFLKRFKCTETEIYLNSALAEGKTILAEGSQAAMLDIDHGTYPYVTSSSTTASGASSGLGVSPKKIGEIFGIAKAYCTRVGNGVFPTELFDEIGEEIRTKGNEFGSNTGRPRRTGWLDLPALKYAVMINGVTQLVLTKADVLSGLKSVAVCTHYELENGEIVNVSGLLPENGKPILKWMNGWNADFSSMKSPSELPKEVIDFLSFLEAELGIPVAYLSTGPGRNEMLKLIGK, encoded by the coding sequence ATGGATATTGTATTAGGATTGCAATGGGGTGATGAAGGAAAAGGAAAGTTCATTGATCTGATCAGTGAAAATTATGACATTACAGCACGTTTTAATGGCGGATCTAACGCTGGACATAGCATAGAGATAAACGGGCGCAGAATTACACTTAAAATGATTCCTTCGGGAATCTTTATGAAAGGTGTGCAGAATGTGATTGGTACAGGAACAGTTCTGGATCCTGTAAGTTTTAAAAAAGAAATTTTGAATCTTCAGACATTCGATGAAACGGTTCAGCCGGAAAATAATATTATTATTTCGCTGAAAGCTCACTTTGTACTGCCTACTCATAAACTTTTGGATGTTTTTATGGAAGAAAGTTTTGATTATACCACCATCGGAACTACCAAAAACGGGATTGCGCAAGCTTATTCCAATAAGATTCTAAGGCAGAATGTAAGAATAGGAGATATGTTTGCTTCGGACTTCAAAAGCAGAGTACAGCATATTTTAGAAAGAGATTACAAAATGCTTGCGGAAGGAAATATGGAATTACCTTCTCTGGATGAAATCAGCATTGAATTTTTTGAAGCTGTTGATTTTCTGAAGAGATTCAAATGTACAGAGACGGAAATCTATCTGAATAGTGCTTTGGCCGAAGGAAAGACAATATTGGCAGAAGGATCTCAGGCTGCCATGCTTGATATTGACCACGGAACGTATCCTTATGTGACTTCTTCTTCAACCACAGCCTCAGGAGCTAGCAGTGGATTAGGAGTTTCACCGAAAAAGATCGGTGAAATATTTGGGATTGCTAAAGCATACTGTACAAGAGTAGGAAACGGAGTTTTCCCAACAGAACTGTTTGATGAAATAGGTGAGGAAATCAGAACAAAAGGAAATGAGTTTGGTTCCAATACCGGACGTCCCAGAAGAACAGGCTGGCTTGATTTGCCTGCTTTGAAATATGCTGTAATGATCAATGGAGTGACTCAGCTGGTTTTGACGAAAGCAGATGTGTTAAGCGGCTTGAAATCCGTAGCAGTCTGTACCCATTATGAGCTGGAAAATGGTGAGATAGTAAATGTTTCAGGATTACTTCCGGAAAACGGAAAGCCAATCCTAAAATGGATGAATGGATGGAATGCTGATTTTTCTAGTATGAAAAGCCCTTCAGAACTCCCAAAAGAAGTCATTGACTTTCTGTCATTCTTAGAAGCTGAATTAGGAATTCCGGTAGCTTATCTTTCAACAGGACCGGGAAGAAATGAAATGTTGAAACTAATTGGTAAATAA
- a CDS encoding Crp/Fnr family transcriptional regulator, protein MEELFTYIKKFGTLNPQDELLIAEGIQEITVKKGEPFVEAGKVSQRIAFVKEGVFRSLYYNKQGDDFTRYFIYEGRFIGDFQGFTDQLPAHEDIEAITDAVLLVIDLKYFKVLEEKIAVWPVLFARIHAFVVENKLKVASIMLNQDAKSRYIHFLNHYPGLANRVPQSMLASYLGVTPSSLSRIRRSIV, encoded by the coding sequence ATGGAAGAGCTTTTTACTTATATCAAAAAATTCGGGACACTGAATCCTCAGGATGAACTTCTGATTGCTGAAGGCATTCAGGAAATCACTGTAAAAAAAGGAGAACCTTTTGTAGAGGCTGGAAAGGTGAGCCAAAGAATTGCTTTTGTGAAAGAAGGAGTTTTCCGGTCTTTGTATTATAATAAACAAGGAGATGATTTTACCCGCTATTTTATCTATGAAGGCAGATTTATAGGGGATTTTCAGGGCTTTACTGATCAGTTGCCTGCCCATGAAGATATTGAAGCTATTACTGATGCGGTATTGCTGGTGATAGATCTTAAGTATTTTAAAGTTCTGGAAGAGAAAATTGCAGTCTGGCCGGTTTTATTTGCCAGAATTCATGCCTTTGTGGTTGAAAATAAACTGAAGGTCGCCAGTATCATGCTGAATCAGGATGCGAAATCCCGTTATATTCATTTTTTAAATCACTATCCTGGACTTGCCAACAGGGTTCCACAGTCTATGTTGGCGTCTTATCTTGGAGTTACGCCTTCTTCATTGAGTAGGATCAGAAGAAGTATAGTCTAG
- a CDS encoding Ku protein: MKAIWNGAIGFGLVNIPVKIYSATETTKLDLDMLDKSDFSNIKFKRVNENTGKEVKWENIVKGYLMDDKYIVLDEEDYEAASPEKTKILSIDQFVKEAEVDSVYFETPYYLEPQKNGENAYRLLLKALEKTSMVGIGTFVLRDNEAIGMIRPYNDEILVLNRLRFDEEIRDYKDLKIPAQKAPKPAELKMAVSLIEQLSQEFDPEMYKDSYSDELMKIIKQKAKGKNVKAQKAQPAKEGKVIDLMAQLKASLNSSKSKSAS, translated from the coding sequence ATGAAAGCAATTTGGAACGGCGCCATTGGATTCGGTTTAGTAAACATTCCCGTAAAAATTTACTCGGCAACAGAAACCACAAAACTGGATCTTGACATGCTTGATAAATCTGATTTTTCAAACATCAAATTTAAGAGGGTAAACGAAAATACGGGAAAAGAAGTAAAATGGGAAAATATCGTTAAAGGTTATCTCATGGATGACAAATATATCGTTCTGGATGAGGAAGATTACGAAGCTGCAAGCCCTGAAAAAACAAAAATACTCTCTATAGACCAGTTTGTAAAAGAAGCGGAAGTAGACAGTGTATATTTTGAAACGCCTTATTATCTGGAGCCCCAGAAAAATGGGGAAAATGCCTACAGGCTTCTACTGAAAGCGCTTGAAAAAACATCTATGGTAGGCATTGGAACTTTTGTGCTTCGTGATAATGAAGCTATCGGAATGATCCGTCCGTATAATGATGAAATTCTGGTTCTGAACCGGCTGAGGTTTGATGAAGAGATCAGAGATTATAAAGATCTTAAAATCCCGGCTCAAAAAGCTCCGAAACCAGCAGAACTTAAAATGGCCGTCAGCCTTATAGAACAGCTTTCCCAGGAATTCGATCCTGAAATGTATAAAGACAGCTACTCTGATGAACTGATGAAGATCATTAAACAGAAAGCTAAAGGTAAAAATGTAAAAGCTCAAAAAGCACAGCCTGCAAAA